The Geobacter sp. AOG2 genome includes a window with the following:
- a CDS encoding EAL and HDOD domain-containing protein — protein MRDDAYLIGRQPILTALEEITAFELLFRSPESFSSAQFDSATQASTRVMFNTVSSVGVSKLLGNQQGFINVDTELLMSDIIELLPHQQVGLELLESIKITPEIVERCRTLKSLGYQLALDDHEYSLAYEPLYNGLVDIIKIDLFTTPLSSLRDVVEKFRAYPVKLLAEKVDSRDVFLRCRSMGIELFQGYFFARPALIKKQRLANTVTSFLKLMQQLVNDAEITDLETTFKESPVLVYKLLILVNSVSFGLQEKIRTIRHALSIIGRQQLSRWVQIALFAEDGREELTNPIMDMAVTRATFMEELARVSPRVGGCSTDEAFMAGTLSMLIDVYDIPLDEVATGLSLSDDIRQALDGSKGEIGDLLSLAKLIERNNLDEAIERFEELGISLSVAHECQQRAFNWHGGLKT, from the coding sequence ATGCGGGATGATGCATACCTTATCGGCAGGCAGCCAATCTTAACCGCCCTGGAAGAGATTACAGCCTTCGAATTGCTCTTCAGATCGCCTGAATCCTTCTCGTCTGCCCAATTCGATAGTGCTACCCAGGCTAGTACCCGGGTGATGTTCAATACCGTCTCTTCGGTAGGCGTTTCAAAGCTCCTCGGCAATCAACAGGGGTTTATCAATGTCGATACAGAACTCCTCATGAGCGACATTATAGAACTTTTACCCCACCAGCAGGTGGGTCTGGAACTGTTGGAATCCATCAAAATTACACCAGAGATCGTAGAGCGCTGTCGGACCTTGAAATCCCTCGGCTATCAGTTGGCTCTTGATGATCACGAATACAGTCTCGCATATGAACCACTTTACAACGGTCTTGTCGATATCATCAAGATCGATCTGTTTACAACACCGTTAAGTAGTCTCCGCGATGTTGTGGAAAAATTCCGGGCTTACCCGGTCAAACTCCTCGCGGAAAAGGTCGATTCCCGTGACGTCTTTTTGCGCTGTCGCAGCATGGGGATCGAACTGTTCCAAGGATACTTTTTTGCCCGCCCTGCACTTATCAAAAAGCAGAGGCTCGCAAATACCGTCACCAGTTTCCTCAAGCTCATGCAACAGTTGGTCAATGATGCCGAAATAACCGACCTTGAGACAACATTTAAAGAAAGTCCGGTGCTTGTCTACAAACTTCTCATACTGGTCAACTCGGTATCATTCGGCCTGCAGGAGAAAATTCGTACTATTCGTCATGCACTCAGTATTATCGGGCGGCAGCAGCTTAGTCGTTGGGTACAGATTGCTCTTTTTGCCGAAGATGGCCGCGAGGAACTTACTAACCCGATCATGGACATGGCGGTGACCCGCGCCACTTTCATGGAAGAACTTGCTCGTGTATCGCCGCGCGTTGGTGGGTGCTCAACCGATGAGGCTTTTATGGCCGGAACACTCTCCATGTTGATAGACGTCTATGACATTCCCCTGGATGAGGTGGCGACGGGCCTCAGTCTTTCCGACGATATACGGCAGGCCCTGGATGGAAGTAAAGGTGAGATCGGAGATCTACTTAGTCTTGCAAAATTGATTGAGAGGAACAATCTTGACGAGGCGATCGAGCGTTTTGAAGAACTGGGTATCTCGCTTTCCGTGGCCCATGAATGTCAGCAAAGGGCCTTTAATTGGCATGGGGGACTTAAAACGTGA
- a CDS encoding response regulator, producing the protein MLKFFNRRSIRTKLLLIIMFSAMPIALAFLYFLKFEYDQSYREAKHDVLVAVQSIALEHNSQVEGIRNLLITLSQFPEIQRMDPEACMKILNHILVQSPSNLNIGIADPDGNVIATGVKQSLPIRYKVNDRKYFQDALRTKKFSSGEFTVSRAVGKPTFHFALPILDPSGNPQFVLYAALDLTRLKSQFEAQHFPAGSAFSLIDHKGVLLYRYPDLSRLKYGSSDAPHLWKQMINDHESGVFVDVGRDGVKRVFGFQRLRLGPGEAPFLYIRASVPDRLVISKTYKLLGIILGISLVAVMVSYLFSSILARLAFILPIEKLSTTVRAVENGDLSSKSGLTYLEDEIGQLALSFDAMTESLAEKESARILAEDLLQDKNNQLEREIIERKRKEQLFRDLFQNVADPIYISDMSGKILNANVQACNELGYSYEELLTKHITELDAYYPDPEEVKALLRNLTDSKLVTFETKHLRKDNSQFCVEIHASYINYDGYPAIMGVARNVDERKKAAQEHLKLEQQLLHAQKLESLGVLAGGIAHDFNNILTSIIGNADLALLRINKESPGVENLHKIEEAATRAADLARQMLAYSGKGKFVIESINLNRLLEDMLHMLEVSISKKAVLRLNLNPDIPAVEADATQIRQIVMNLVINASEAIGDKSGVIAVTTGCMECDKNYLKDVWLVENISQGTYVYLEIADTGCGMDKQTLSKIFDPFFTTKFTGRGLGMAAVLGIVRGHKGTVKVYSEPNKGTTFKILLPASSKPAAISNRASVEHIWKGSGTVLLVDDEETVKDIGTEMLKELGFTIMTANDGREAIEIFRTTPGISFVILDLTMPHMDGEQCYRELRQLKPDVKVIISSGFSEQEVTQKFAGKGLAGFIQKPYKLSALKEAIQKI; encoded by the coding sequence ATGCTGAAATTCTTTAATCGTCGTTCAATCCGGACGAAGCTCCTTTTAATCATAATGTTTTCAGCAATGCCGATTGCGCTGGCATTCCTCTATTTTCTGAAATTCGAATACGATCAAAGTTACCGAGAAGCCAAGCATGATGTCCTTGTCGCTGTACAATCGATCGCCTTGGAACATAATTCTCAGGTTGAGGGAATAAGGAACCTTCTCATAACTCTATCCCAGTTTCCCGAAATCCAGCGAATGGACCCGGAAGCATGTATGAAAATCCTCAACCATATCCTCGTGCAGAGCCCTTCTAACCTGAACATCGGTATTGCGGACCCTGATGGAAATGTCATAGCCACGGGGGTGAAACAATCTTTGCCTATTCGTTACAAGGTCAACGACAGGAAATACTTTCAAGATGCATTACGAACCAAGAAATTCAGCTCAGGTGAGTTTACTGTCAGCAGGGCGGTCGGAAAACCGACCTTTCATTTTGCTCTTCCGATTCTCGACCCTTCCGGAAATCCCCAATTCGTTCTTTATGCGGCTCTCGATCTCACGCGCTTAAAAAGTCAGTTTGAAGCACAGCATTTTCCTGCTGGTTCTGCATTCAGTTTAATCGATCATAAGGGGGTCCTCCTCTACAGATATCCTGATCTGAGTAGATTGAAATATGGAAGTTCTGATGCCCCCCATTTGTGGAAACAAATGATAAATGACCATGAGAGTGGAGTATTCGTAGATGTTGGTCGTGATGGCGTTAAACGGGTATTTGGTTTTCAGCGATTACGTCTTGGGCCCGGTGAGGCTCCTTTCCTCTACATCAGGGCATCTGTTCCAGACAGACTTGTTATTTCGAAGACTTATAAGCTCCTTGGCATTATTCTGGGCATATCGCTCGTAGCGGTTATGGTTTCATATCTTTTTTCCAGTATTCTCGCGAGATTAGCCTTTATTCTACCTATAGAGAAACTATCAACAACCGTCAGGGCCGTTGAAAATGGGGACCTGTCTTCAAAAAGCGGCTTAACCTATTTGGAGGATGAAATTGGACAACTTGCACTATCATTCGACGCCATGACCGAATCGCTGGCGGAAAAAGAGAGTGCCAGAATACTGGCGGAAGATTTGCTGCAAGATAAAAACAACCAACTGGAACGTGAAATCATTGAAAGAAAAAGAAAGGAACAGCTATTCAGGGATCTATTCCAAAACGTAGCAGATCCAATCTATATCTCCGATATGTCGGGAAAAATCCTGAATGCCAATGTCCAGGCCTGCAATGAGCTTGGATATTCATACGAAGAACTGCTCACCAAGCATATTACCGAACTTGACGCTTATTACCCGGACCCCGAGGAGGTCAAAGCCCTTTTACGGAACCTGACCGACTCAAAATTGGTTACCTTCGAGACGAAACACCTTCGGAAAGATAATTCACAATTCTGCGTAGAAATACATGCCAGCTATATCAATTATGACGGATACCCTGCAATCATGGGCGTTGCCAGAAACGTTGACGAACGCAAAAAGGCGGCACAAGAACACCTGAAACTTGAACAACAATTACTGCACGCCCAGAAACTGGAAAGCCTGGGTGTCTTGGCTGGTGGTATCGCGCATGACTTCAATAACATTCTAACGTCAATTATTGGAAACGCAGACTTGGCATTACTCCGCATCAACAAGGAATCGCCCGGTGTCGAGAACCTGCACAAGATCGAGGAGGCCGCAACCCGCGCCGCTGACCTCGCGAGACAAATGCTCGCCTACTCCGGCAAAGGTAAATTCGTGATTGAAAGCATCAATCTGAACCGGCTTTTGGAAGATATGCTGCATATGCTGGAGGTTTCAATCTCGAAGAAGGCTGTCCTGAGGCTTAATCTCAACCCGGATATTCCCGCTGTGGAGGCTGATGCCACCCAGATCCGCCAGATTGTCATGAATCTGGTCATAAACGCCTCTGAGGCGATTGGCGACAAGAGTGGTGTTATTGCCGTCACCACCGGTTGCATGGAGTGCGACAAGAACTACCTGAAGGATGTTTGGCTGGTTGAAAACATCAGTCAAGGCACTTACGTCTATCTTGAGATTGCCGATACCGGTTGTGGTATGGACAAGCAAACCCTATCCAAGATTTTCGATCCCTTCTTTACTACCAAGTTCACGGGTAGGGGGCTGGGCATGGCTGCCGTGCTGGGCATTGTTCGTGGCCATAAGGGGACGGTCAAGGTCTACAGTGAACCCAACAAGGGCACTACCTTTAAAATACTCTTGCCGGCATCCAGCAAGCCCGCTGCGATTTCCAATCGTGCCAGCGTTGAGCATATCTGGAAAGGTAGTGGTACGGTCCTTTTAGTAGACGATGAGGAAACGGTGAAAGACATCGGTACGGAAATGCTTAAAGAGCTTGGCTTCACGATTATGACCGCCAACGACGGCAGGGAAGCGATAGAAATATTCAGAACAACCCCTGGCATTTCTTTTGTGATCCTGGACCTTACTATGCCGCATATGGACGGCGAACAATGTTATCGAGAACTCAGGCAGTTAAAACCTGATGTTAAGGTCATTATTTCCAGCGGATTCAGCGAACAGGAAGTTACTCAGAAGTTTGCGGGCAAGGGCTTGGCGGGATTTATTCAGAAACCCTACAAGTTATCGGCACTGAAAGAGGCAATTCAGAAGATCTAA
- a CDS encoding PLP-dependent cysteine synthase family protein, with translation MKGQSLLESIGSTPLVELGSLSTRPGVRIMAKLEGSNPGGSVKDRPARHMILAAEASGELTPDKVILEPTSGNTGIALAMIAAARGYRIKLVMPACVSMERRSVLEAYGAEIVLSPGCEATDGAIRLAHKIYEENPDHYYMPNQYANPNNVLAHYETTAPEIMSQTQGNVTHIVAGMGTGGTLMGVSRYFREHGPQVQVVAIEPVLGHKIQGLKNMKEAIVPPIYDPTAYHCKLVVEDDEAFESARMLAVRQGIFCGMSGGAAMAGALRLAQDIESGMLVVIIPDRGDRYLSTNLFKSMCADCPP, from the coding sequence ATGAAAGGACAAAGTCTTCTTGAATCAATCGGCTCAACTCCTCTTGTTGAGTTGGGCTCCCTATCGACACGACCGGGGGTTAGAATCATGGCAAAGTTGGAAGGAAGCAACCCTGGCGGTTCGGTTAAGGATCGACCAGCCCGGCACATGATCCTTGCGGCCGAAGCAAGTGGGGAACTAACACCTGATAAAGTCATTCTGGAACCGACATCCGGCAACACTGGCATTGCCCTTGCGATGATTGCGGCGGCACGAGGTTATCGCATCAAGCTGGTGATGCCGGCATGTGTCAGTATGGAACGGCGCAGTGTGCTGGAGGCCTACGGTGCAGAGATTGTTTTGTCTCCTGGTTGCGAGGCTACCGATGGAGCGATCAGACTGGCTCACAAAATTTATGAAGAGAATCCTGACCACTATTACATGCCGAACCAGTATGCAAATCCCAACAATGTGTTGGCGCACTATGAGACGACAGCTCCGGAGATAATGAGTCAGACTCAGGGTAATGTGACACATATTGTGGCTGGGATGGGTACAGGCGGTACGCTGATGGGGGTATCACGCTATTTTCGGGAACATGGGCCTCAGGTGCAGGTGGTGGCAATTGAGCCAGTGTTGGGGCATAAGATCCAAGGCCTGAAAAATATGAAGGAGGCGATAGTTCCTCCTATTTACGATCCTACTGCCTATCATTGCAAGTTGGTTGTGGAAGACGATGAGGCTTTCGAAAGTGCGAGAATGCTTGCTGTCCGGCAAGGGATTTTTTGTGGCATGTCCGGCGGCGCAGCAATGGCTGGTGCGCTCAGACTAGCACAAGATATTGAATCAGGTATGTTAGTTGTCATTATTCCTGATCGAGGTGATCGTTACCTTAGTACGAATCTCTTTAAATCTATGTGTGCGGATTGTCCGCCGTAG
- a CDS encoding site-specific integrase, translating to MPDILDDMTIRNMKATGNEYTKRERGGFGVRVHPSGRKVFFYLYRVDGVRRFLNLGDYKDKQHPNGITLEEARRAFNIEKGKVTALKAGRSDGVDPAKVKQEAAAKRVTNEEERCKAFTVENLVIEYIEKHAKKFKRSWAEDERILNKEVIPLWGKRKAIDIVKRDVVLLLEKIIERGSPGMSNNTFQVIRKMLNFAVERDILPYSPATGVKALAPKVARERALSADEIKKLWWTLDNAAISDEIKAALRLMLVTAQRPGEVIGVHTNEIDGDWWTIPSERSKNGKAHRVFLTPSAKGLITRSIDRVKAVREISPKVKYEGHIFPCPHREKIQSIDVHAVAIAVHRNLAWPLLDKKGNPLFGKDGEPATENRLGVDHFTPHDLRRTAATFMAQAGEMDEVIDAVLNHAKQGVIKVYNLYRYDKEKQMALLAWEIKLLSIINSNNYECNPK from the coding sequence ATGCCAGATATTCTTGATGATATGACAATTCGAAATATGAAAGCAACTGGAAACGAATATACCAAAAGGGAGCGAGGCGGTTTTGGAGTCCGGGTGCATCCGTCGGGCCGCAAGGTTTTCTTCTATCTTTACCGTGTTGATGGTGTCCGCCGGTTTCTGAATTTGGGAGATTATAAGGACAAACAACATCCTAACGGCATCACACTGGAGGAAGCCAGAAGGGCATTTAATATTGAGAAAGGTAAGGTTACTGCTTTAAAAGCTGGGCGATCCGATGGTGTTGATCCCGCAAAGGTTAAGCAGGAAGCGGCAGCAAAAAGGGTCACGAATGAGGAAGAGCGTTGCAAAGCATTTACCGTAGAGAACCTCGTAATTGAATATATTGAGAAACATGCCAAAAAATTTAAGCGCTCTTGGGCAGAGGATGAACGTATCCTCAATAAAGAAGTAATCCCTTTGTGGGGTAAGCGCAAGGCGATAGATATTGTGAAGCGTGATGTCGTTTTATTGCTTGAAAAGATAATCGAACGTGGCTCTCCTGGCATGAGTAACAATACATTCCAAGTCATTCGCAAGATGCTGAATTTTGCCGTTGAGCGTGACATTTTACCTTATTCGCCGGCAACCGGTGTCAAGGCGTTGGCTCCAAAAGTTGCGCGAGAAAGGGCGCTTTCTGCTGACGAAATAAAAAAACTATGGTGGACCCTAGATAATGCTGCCATTAGTGATGAGATTAAGGCCGCGCTCAGATTAATGCTTGTGACGGCACAGCGCCCCGGAGAGGTTATAGGAGTTCATACCAACGAAATTGATGGCGATTGGTGGACTATTCCTAGCGAGAGGTCCAAAAACGGGAAAGCCCATCGAGTGTTTCTGACGCCTTCTGCAAAGGGACTCATTACGCGATCCATCGATAGGGTTAAGGCTGTTCGAGAAATCTCGCCAAAAGTCAAATATGAAGGTCATATTTTCCCATGCCCGCATAGGGAAAAAATTCAGTCTATTGATGTCCATGCCGTAGCGATTGCTGTACACAGGAACCTCGCTTGGCCATTGTTGGACAAGAAGGGTAATCCACTATTCGGGAAAGATGGAGAGCCTGCAACCGAGAACCGCTTGGGCGTTGACCATTTCACCCCTCATGATCTTAGAAGAACTGCGGCTACCTTTATGGCTCAAGCTGGTGAAATGGACGAGGTAATTGATGCTGTTTTGAATCACGCCAAGCAAGGTGTAATCAAGGTTTATAACCTTTACCGTTATGATAAAGAAAAGCAAATGGCCCTTCTAGCATGGGAAATCAAACTATTAAGTATAATTAATTCCAATAATTATGAATGCAATCCAAAGTAA
- a CDS encoding transposase: MKKRDGRKLSADDQYKRRIKIVELRDSGMPNVEIARQVGCNLSHISTIWKRYQEGGLSEIESGIRGRKNGENRVLSPEEDAEIRNLIIKYTPDQLGLDYYLWSRDAVQLIVKEKYKIDMPLRTITDYIKRWRFTTQKPPKEAEKLPKCPFKNWLTKDYPKLVAKTEKEKYDINWVNSSNIKNKYKSNYSKVNISMLSSISNQGKIRFMIYKDEITSSKFTKFIDNLIKESNKKIFIIFYNEEIYQSNSVHKWLDRRKKKIDVIYLEDCYFGLHS, from the coding sequence ATGAAGAAAAGAGATGGAAGGAAACTCAGTGCTGACGATCAGTACAAACGTCGAATAAAAATTGTAGAATTGCGTGATAGTGGAATGCCCAACGTGGAGATTGCCAGGCAGGTCGGTTGCAACCTCAGTCATATAAGCACTATTTGGAAACGATATCAAGAAGGTGGATTGAGCGAAATAGAGTCAGGGATTAGAGGGCGTAAAAATGGGGAAAACCGGGTCTTGTCGCCAGAGGAAGATGCAGAAATCAGAAATCTGATAATTAAATATACTCCGGATCAACTTGGTCTCGATTATTACTTATGGTCTAGAGATGCTGTTCAGTTAATTGTTAAAGAAAAATACAAAATTGATATGCCGCTGCGAACAATAACTGACTACATCAAAAGATGGCGATTCACTACGCAGAAGCCACCAAAAGAAGCTGAAAAACTACCTAAATGTCCATTCAAAAATTGGCTTACTAAAGACTATCCAAAATTGGTTGCAAAAACGGAAAAAGAAAAATATGATATTAACTGGGTAAATAGCAGCAATATTAAGAATAAATATAAATCAAATTATAGCAAAGTTAACATTAGCATGCTGTCATCTATATCGAATCAAGGTAAAATTAGATTTATGATATATAAAGATGAAATAACCAGTTCAAAATTTACTAAATTTATCGATAATCTTATAAAGGAATCCAATAAAAAAATATTTATTATCTTTTACAATGAAGAGATATATCAAAGCAATTCGGTTCATAAGTGGCTAGACAGGAGGAAAAAGAAGATTGATGTGATCTATCTTGAAGATTGTTACTTTGGATTGCATTCATAA
- a CDS encoding AlpA family transcriptional regulator has product MKMKEKKSEARDRLFNNQSRASPKASSNSNNFSHQMKIDLSLIMGQLVRNILSDPLNVRLIADYINGLSDTSDAVQNVVISTSRKSDQQTRDVSNYEIIRPRDLPLVLGISRTQCWRLAKDPTSGFPPKIRMSSGAIGFSRQLLEAWRQSRQEN; this is encoded by the coding sequence ATGAAAATGAAAGAAAAAAAATCAGAAGCGCGTGATCGTTTGTTTAACAATCAAAGTCGGGCAAGCCCAAAAGCAAGTTCAAACAGCAACAACTTTTCTCACCAGATGAAAATTGATCTGTCTCTAATCATGGGACAGCTGGTGAGAAACATCTTAAGCGATCCGCTAAACGTTAGGCTGATTGCCGACTACATAAACGGACTCAGCGATACTTCAGATGCGGTTCAAAACGTTGTCATTTCAACGTCGAGGAAATCGGATCAACAGACGCGAGACGTTTCAAACTACGAAATAATCCGGCCGCGCGATCTTCCACTCGTATTGGGAATTAGTAGGACGCAATGCTGGAGATTGGCTAAGGACCCTACTTCCGGATTTCCGCCCAAGATTCGAATGAGTTCGGGAGCAATCGGTTTTTCGAGACAACTTTTAGAAGCGTGGCGACAGTCACGACAGGAGAATTAA
- a CDS encoding helix-turn-helix domain-containing protein, whose product MGQKDFLIVLGSTIRARRKARGLSQEKLAELADLHPTYISEIERGSVNASVYSIFVIANVLEMELADLINLPAAPINRQFENELAEILGKIRGLDESKQKLLLNGLKGMLSGL is encoded by the coding sequence ATGGGACAAAAAGACTTTTTGATAGTTTTGGGAAGTACGATACGCGCGCGACGGAAGGCGCGTGGTTTGTCGCAGGAGAAGCTTGCCGAGCTTGCAGACCTCCATCCGACCTACATTAGTGAGATTGAGAGGGGGAGTGTTAATGCCTCGGTCTACAGTATTTTTGTTATCGCCAATGTTTTGGAAATGGAGTTGGCCGACTTAATAAACCTTCCTGCTGCACCTATCAATCGCCAATTTGAGAATGAGCTTGCCGAGATTTTAGGAAAAATTCGAGGATTGGATGAGAGCAAACAGAAACTGTTGCTGAACGGATTAAAAGGTATGCTAAGCGGTCTCTGA
- a CDS encoding lipoprotein — MKRPLYLIFLLVAVTGCATPPIVMENHVQRKVFTQCASDTFCFQNAYDVTWDSWCNSNNRQLTRHGCRYDGNGFDYPVSSRSKETVFVTGADGYLVTLPAGGNIIMPQEVVHD, encoded by the coding sequence ATGAAAAGACCGCTGTACCTCATATTCCTGCTAGTGGCCGTCACAGGCTGCGCAACGCCGCCGATAGTCATGGAGAACCATGTTCAGCGTAAGGTTTTCACCCAATGCGCCAGCGATACCTTCTGTTTTCAAAATGCTTATGACGTGACCTGGGATTCATGGTGCAATTCCAATAATCGTCAATTGACGCGGCATGGTTGTAGGTATGATGGCAACGGCTTCGATTATCCGGTTTCCTCAAGGAGCAAAGAAACTGTTTTTGTGACTGGGGCCGATGGATACTTGGTAACGCTTCCGGCAGGCGGCAATATAATTATGCCACAGGAGGTGGTACATGATTAG
- a CDS encoding FlgO family outer membrane protein yields MISKRLAIRVSGVAIAAMSLLGGCADVAMIEPRERYVMNEEIKVAPSQTTAGRFNAQMIFMADQIERNVDRKSLENTFIVTSFTNLNKLSETTPFGRLVAENLIHELQVRKWKVFEVRLTKDVVINETGEFSLSRDIKKLRDMYKIGGVVTGTYSVAEDHVIVNARIIDINSGLVASSAQVHMPVNWFTDSLLFSEDNRKPMKIVGDTPPVAGAVQAVGAEIH; encoded by the coding sequence ATGATTAGCAAGCGGCTGGCAATAAGGGTATCAGGTGTCGCAATTGCTGCTATGTCGCTGCTTGGCGGATGTGCAGATGTTGCCATGATAGAACCCCGAGAACGGTATGTAATGAACGAAGAGATAAAGGTGGCACCAAGCCAGACAACGGCCGGTCGCTTCAATGCGCAAATGATCTTTATGGCTGACCAGATCGAACGGAACGTAGACCGCAAAAGCCTTGAAAACACCTTCATCGTCACCAGTTTCACCAACCTTAATAAACTCTCGGAAACCACCCCGTTTGGTCGGCTGGTGGCCGAGAACCTGATACATGAACTGCAAGTACGTAAATGGAAGGTGTTCGAGGTCAGGCTGACCAAAGATGTTGTCATCAATGAAACCGGCGAATTTTCATTGAGCCGCGATATCAAGAAGCTCAGGGATATGTACAAGATCGGTGGGGTTGTGACCGGCACCTACTCCGTGGCGGAAGACCATGTTATTGTCAACGCGCGGATAATCGACATCAATAGCGGACTGGTGGCCTCGTCGGCTCAGGTGCATATGCCGGTCAACTGGTTCACCGATTCTCTGCTGTTCAGCGAAGATAACCGCAAGCCCATGAAGATTGTTGGTGACACACCGCCAGTTGCAGGGGCTGTTCAGGCTGTTGGAGCGGAAATACATTGA
- a CDS encoding FlgO family outer membrane protein, protein MIQILTGCATYHPDIYGACYNKSLPVLLDATDLKALFQDIAAELCVDTCAECAARTPDGKAAIPANAPSDEANRLTVLVTDFADLQTFIPNQPGLLMGELMRASLNKTCCYKIIQAEFAKYFKLSESGLVVLTRNVNEIKKDEYFQSEAIVGTYNYLSNNKVVIFVRRINITTGKISRMVTREVNYSCLGRSLKYSVR, encoded by the coding sequence TTGATACAGATATTGACTGGCTGTGCGACCTACCACCCTGATATATATGGAGCCTGTTACAACAAGTCGTTGCCGGTGCTGCTCGATGCCACCGACCTGAAAGCGCTGTTCCAAGATATCGCCGCCGAACTGTGCGTGGATACCTGCGCCGAGTGCGCGGCACGGACCCCTGACGGCAAAGCAGCCATACCGGCGAATGCACCTAGCGATGAGGCGAATCGCCTGACCGTGCTTGTCACCGACTTCGCCGACCTCCAAACCTTCATACCGAACCAGCCCGGCCTCTTAATGGGGGAATTGATGCGGGCCAGCCTCAACAAGACCTGTTGCTACAAGATCATCCAGGCCGAATTCGCCAAATACTTCAAGCTGTCGGAAAGCGGGCTGGTGGTGCTGACGCGCAACGTGAACGAGATCAAAAAAGACGAGTATTTCCAGTCCGAGGCGATAGTGGGAACCTACAACTATCTGAGCAACAACAAGGTGGTCATTTTTGTCAGGAGAATCAATATCACAACGGGGAAGATATCCCGGATGGTGACCCGTGAGGTCAATTATTCCTGCCTTGGGAGGTCGTTGAAGTATTCGGTCAGGTAA
- a CDS encoding helix-turn-helix domain-containing protein produces MTTAELLAAVARECPNGVSFDPMAMRLLRQKVPFEDWQIENLKAEMFQLRNGLWFSREMVSGDEPLLAFHGQAMEWLKEYSCFSVEQLFKNFCGVFRHIVTPEDCAAFLRHLGFAVAVWKKGGYFCFKPPSSLDDSLLAISEAIAGWIEEADGTLTFHEIEQAMPHLSAEALESIRVHFLPEVHETEVGGMPCWCSTEGIPLPEDFSEILTTAVDTLVELNEKVSAAKLEFALNLFYRIHLREEYALKDNDTFMRVCAKHYQGRYDVFPKGRRLRLERADKQDEYQTVKMSPHTKVHELENGIIGLEGRPLSPSTWRLFKSVGSSPRVAEWVRRVENGESVEKIANENGLTVSTVRQYIKNHDRYFLICEKNSIVPKGTANV; encoded by the coding sequence ATGACGACTGCTGAACTTTTGGCGGCAGTGGCACGAGAATGCCCCAACGGCGTGTCATTCGATCCAATGGCAATGCGGCTGTTGCGGCAGAAAGTTCCGTTTGAGGATTGGCAGATTGAAAATCTGAAAGCTGAGATGTTCCAACTGAGGAATGGGTTGTGGTTTTCCCGCGAGATGGTTTCAGGTGATGAGCCCCTGTTGGCGTTCCATGGGCAGGCGATGGAATGGCTAAAGGAATACAGTTGCTTTTCGGTCGAACAGCTATTTAAAAATTTTTGCGGTGTTTTCCGCCATATTGTCACGCCTGAGGATTGCGCAGCATTTCTTAGGCATTTGGGTTTCGCGGTTGCTGTGTGGAAAAAGGGAGGTTATTTCTGTTTCAAGCCCCCATCTAGTCTTGACGATAGTTTGTTGGCAATCTCAGAAGCGATCGCCGGATGGATTGAAGAGGCGGACGGCACATTGACCTTTCATGAAATCGAACAGGCGATGCCTCACCTAAGCGCCGAGGCATTAGAGAGCATTCGCGTGCACTTCCTGCCGGAAGTCCATGAGACGGAAGTCGGTGGGATGCCCTGCTGGTGCAGTACAGAGGGGATCCCTCTACCGGAGGATTTTTCGGAAATACTGACAACCGCCGTCGATACGTTGGTTGAGTTGAATGAAAAAGTGTCCGCTGCAAAACTTGAGTTTGCCCTAAATTTGTTCTACCGCATCCATTTACGCGAGGAATACGCCTTGAAGGATAACGACACCTTCATGCGTGTCTGCGCGAAACACTACCAAGGCAGGTACGATGTCTTTCCGAAAGGGCGACGGCTGCGGTTGGAGCGGGCGGACAAACAAGACGAATATCAGACAGTGAAGATGTCTCCGCACACTAAAGTTCACGAATTGGAAAACGGGATTATCGGCTTAGAGGGACGTCCGTTATCACCATCGACTTGGCGATTGTTCAAAAGTGTCGGCAGCAGTCCGCGTGTCGCGGAGTGGGTGAGACGTGTGGAAAATGGAGAAAGTGTGGAGAAAATTGCAAACGAAAATGGTCTCACGGTTTCGACTGTGAGGCAATATATTAAGAATCACGATCGCTATTTTCTAATTTGTGAAAAGAACAGCATCGTGCCGAAGGGCACCGCGAATGTATAG